One segment of Scomber scombrus chromosome 3, fScoSco1.1, whole genome shotgun sequence DNA contains the following:
- the ift52 gene encoding intraflagellar transport protein 52 homolog produces the protein MEKEQHNSVVFNASKRELFTMNNGYKSMQKRLRAQWKIHSMKEELSIEKLKGVKLWITAGPREKFTASELEVLKHYLDSGGNVLVMLGEGGEMKYDTNINFLLEEFGIMINTDAVVRNVYYKYFHPKEALVSNGVLNREISRAAGKVITGITEDENVGNNAQALTFVYPYGATLSVMKPAVAVLSTGSVCFPLNRPVLAFFQGKEAGKLVVLGSCHMFSDQYMDKEENSKIMDVVLQWLMTENIQLNQIDAEDPEITDYTMLPDTGCLSEQLRVCLQEGDENPKDFTSLFDMALFNLSTDTLPQVISAYKQLNVKDEPLQLITPQFETPLPQLQPAVFPPALSDLPPPMLDLFDLDETFSSEKVRLAQLTNKCTDDDLEFYVRKCGEILGVTPKLDKDQRDAKHILEHIFFQVVEFKKLNQEHDIDTEAQFTPGQ, from the exons ATGGAGAAGGAACAGCACAACTCTGTGGTCTTCAATGCCTCTAAAAGAGAGCTCTTTACTATGAACAATGGATACAAATCCATGCAGAAGAGACTCCGGGCTCAATGGAAAATACACAG TATGAAGGAAGAGCTGTCTATTGAGAAGCTGAAGGGTGTCAAGTTGTGGATAACTGCAGGGCCAAGGGAGAAGTTCACAGCATCAGAG CTGGAGGTGCTGAAGCACTACCTGGACAGTGGAGGAAATGTCCTCGTTATGCTCGGCGAAGGAGGGGAGATGAAATATGACACCAATATTAACTTTCTCCTGGAGGAGTTTGGGATAATGATCAACACTG ATGCAGTTGTGAGGAACGTGTATTACAAGTACTTCCATCCAAAGGAGGCGCTCGTATCCAATGGTGTATTGAACAG AGAGATCAGTCGAGCTGCTGGCAAAGTGATCACAGGAATAACTGAAGATGAAAATGTTGGAAACAATGCACA AGCTCTCACATTTGTGTATCCATATGGCGCCACTCTGAGTGTGATGAAGCCTGCTGTTGCCGTCCTTTCAACTGGCTCAGTCTGCTTCCCCCTCAACAGGCCTGTCCTGGCTTTCTTTCAAGGAAAG GAGGCTGGAAAACTGGTAGTTCTGGGTTCCTGCCACATGTTCAGTGACCAGTACATGGACAAAGAGGAGAATAGTAAAATCATG GACGTCGTGCTCCAGTGGCTCATGACTGAAAATATTCAGCTGAACCAGATTGATGCGGAAGACCCAGAA ATCACAGATTACACCATGTTGCCAGACACGGGGTGCCTGTCGGAACAGCTCAGAGTGTGCTTACAAGAGGGTGACGAAAACCCCAAAGACTTCACCTCCCTCTTTGATATGGCTCTGTTCAATTTGTCGACCGATACTTTACCCCAAGTCATCAG TGCTTACAAGCAGCTTAATGTCAAAGATGAGCCGCTTCAGCTGATCACACCGCAGTTTGAGACCCCTCTGCCTCAGCTCCAACCTGCT GTTTTCCCACCTGCCTTAAGCGATTTGCCTCCACCCATGCTGGACCTGTTTGATCTAGATGAAACCTTCTCCTCTGAGAAAGTGCGCCTTGCTCAGCTCACAAATAAAT GTACAGATGATGATCTTGAGTTCTACGTGCGGAAATGTGGGGAGATTCTGGGCGTGACTCCAAAGTTGGATAAAGATCAGAGGGATGCCAAGCATATCTTGGAGCACATTTTCTTCCAGGTTGTAGAGTTCAAGAAACTCAATCAG GAGCACGATATCGACACCGAGGCACAATTCACTCCGGGTCAATGA